A window of Aeromicrobium sp. A1-2 contains these coding sequences:
- a CDS encoding Gfo/Idh/MocA family protein, whose product MTTGKELGVAVIGAGYWGPNLARNFRSSDDWELRAICDLDLDRARRVAGEHVAVTTALDEVLARDDIDAIAIATPARTHQAVALPALEAGKHVLVEKPLADSFAHGAQMVRSARERDLVLMADHTYCYTPAVLKIRELIAAGSLGDILFIDSVRINLGLIQPDVDVFWDLAPHDLSILDFILPGGLRPTGVAAHGADPLHAGRPCVGYLTLPFGDGALAHIHVNWLSPTKIRQMVIGGTRRTLVWDDLNPQQPLSVYDRGVDLAGQSTGGTDRSDATISYRLGDTWAPALPHREALGQMVTEFASSIREGRASRTDGESGLRVLSVLEATAASVRADGAFSQVEREPDLRGKVSAA is encoded by the coding sequence GTGACTACTGGCAAAGAACTCGGGGTTGCCGTCATCGGTGCTGGTTACTGGGGACCGAACCTCGCACGAAACTTCCGGTCGAGCGACGACTGGGAACTGCGTGCCATCTGCGATCTCGACCTGGACCGTGCGCGCCGGGTGGCCGGCGAGCACGTCGCCGTGACGACCGCGCTCGACGAGGTCCTGGCGCGCGACGACATCGACGCCATCGCGATCGCGACTCCCGCGCGGACGCACCAGGCAGTGGCCCTCCCGGCTCTGGAGGCCGGCAAGCACGTGCTGGTCGAGAAGCCACTGGCCGACAGCTTCGCGCACGGCGCCCAGATGGTGCGGTCCGCGCGCGAGCGCGATCTCGTGCTGATGGCCGACCACACGTACTGCTACACCCCGGCCGTGCTGAAGATCCGGGAGCTCATCGCTGCCGGATCGCTCGGCGACATCTTGTTCATCGACTCCGTGCGGATCAACCTGGGCCTGATCCAGCCCGATGTCGACGTCTTCTGGGACCTCGCGCCGCACGACCTGTCGATCCTCGACTTCATCCTGCCGGGCGGGCTCCGCCCCACGGGGGTCGCGGCGCACGGCGCCGATCCACTGCACGCCGGACGGCCCTGTGTCGGCTACCTGACCCTGCCGTTCGGCGACGGCGCGCTGGCGCACATCCACGTCAACTGGCTGAGCCCGACCAAGATCCGGCAGATGGTCATCGGCGGGACCCGGCGCACCCTGGTCTGGGACGACCTCAATCCGCAGCAGCCACTCAGCGTCTATGACCGCGGGGTCGACCTGGCCGGGCAGTCCACGGGCGGCACCGACCGTTCGGACGCCACGATCTCCTACCGGCTCGGGGACACCTGGGCGCCGGCGCTGCCACACCGTGAGGCGCTCGGCCAGATGGTGACCGAGTTCGCGTCCAGCATCCGCGAAGGCCGGGCATCACGCACCGACGGCGAGTCCGGACTGCGGGTCCTGTCGGTGCTCGAGGCGACCGCCGCCAGCGTGCGCGCCGACGGCGCCTTCTCGCAGGTCGAGCGCGAACCGGATCTCCGCGGCAAGGTCAGCGCAGCATGA
- a CDS encoding glycosyltransferase: MKILVYPHDFGIGGSQLNAIELAHAVTRLGHEAIVYGQSGPLATRASQLGLELIESPPVGRRPTRSIAQDMARIIDERQIDIAHGYEWPPGLECYLACRGHTGARAVTTVMSMAVADFVPHTMRLVVGTEQIAAVERARGRSLVSVIEPPVDTETNCPGILTDEPDLRSRWGLRSDRPVIVSVSRLARQLKLEGLLTAIDAVEALHRVRPVHLLIVGDGDARPEIEERAAQVNRAVGYRAVVLTGELEDPRPAYEVADICIAMGGSALRSMAFAKPLVVQGEGGFFRLLTPETLPEFLWTGWYGHGNGGHDPADRLSRLLDGLLEDPRRLRELGRFGRTIVEERFSLAAAAHRQLEVYQSALELPPRRSRRGADELAATARFAGYHLDKRVGRAFGRRAADDFNAKPVARSGPARPETPDAGLLVHFAGVSWDAIAGTDRHLVGALSEGQQVIWVDPPMSWVARRRRGVTVPPVSEVGNGILRVNTACPPGVSRPFLRRLARWLTQRQAARAIRRINRPVATIIVSTPEQLMPTWAGDIVRVYYETDDFVAGAPLLGITTRYAHRCRSVNVRRSDVVLGITEPLTDDLADGHAEAVTLPNGTDHRHFLGVDDTPPSAEVRLDRPIVGVVGQLNDRLDLGMLEAVADLELNLLLLGPRHGCPVETRVRLDALIGRPNVQWIDRRPFDQLPSYLAAIDVGLTPYASTAFNRSSHPLKTLEYLAAGLPVVSTDLPSARALRTDLVHLASTATEFAKLTAQLLDQPVDPTLVQRRRAFAATHGWDARADLLTAIIAGARATRP; encoded by the coding sequence ATGAAGATCCTGGTCTACCCGCACGACTTCGGCATCGGCGGCAGCCAGCTCAATGCCATCGAGCTCGCGCACGCTGTCACGCGCCTGGGTCACGAGGCGATCGTCTACGGCCAGTCGGGGCCGCTCGCAACCCGTGCGTCGCAGCTGGGGCTGGAGCTCATCGAGTCCCCGCCCGTGGGTCGACGGCCGACTCGCAGCATCGCGCAGGACATGGCCCGCATCATCGACGAGCGTCAGATCGACATCGCGCACGGCTACGAGTGGCCGCCCGGCCTCGAGTGCTACCTGGCCTGCCGCGGACACACCGGCGCGCGAGCCGTCACGACCGTGATGTCGATGGCGGTCGCGGACTTCGTGCCCCACACCATGCGTCTGGTCGTCGGGACCGAGCAGATCGCGGCCGTGGAGCGTGCGCGCGGCAGGTCCCTCGTGTCGGTCATCGAGCCTCCCGTCGACACCGAGACCAACTGTCCCGGGATCCTCACCGATGAACCTGACCTGCGCAGCCGATGGGGACTGCGGAGCGACCGCCCGGTCATCGTGTCCGTGTCGCGACTCGCCCGGCAGCTCAAGCTTGAGGGGTTGTTGACCGCAATCGACGCGGTCGAGGCGCTGCATCGCGTCCGGCCGGTCCACCTGCTGATCGTCGGGGACGGCGACGCCCGTCCAGAGATCGAGGAGCGGGCGGCCCAAGTCAACCGCGCCGTCGGCTATCGCGCTGTCGTCCTGACCGGAGAGCTGGAGGACCCACGCCCGGCGTACGAGGTCGCAGACATCTGCATCGCGATGGGCGGCTCAGCACTGCGATCGATGGCCTTCGCCAAGCCGTTGGTCGTGCAGGGAGAGGGCGGCTTCTTCAGGTTGTTGACCCCCGAGACACTCCCAGAGTTCCTGTGGACGGGTTGGTACGGCCACGGCAACGGCGGGCACGATCCCGCCGACCGGCTGAGCCGGCTCCTGGACGGGCTGCTCGAGGACCCTCGGCGGCTGCGCGAGCTCGGTCGGTTCGGGCGCACGATCGTCGAGGAGCGATTTTCCCTCGCGGCCGCCGCGCACCGTCAGCTCGAGGTCTATCAATCCGCGCTGGAGCTGCCGCCCCGCCGATCCCGCCGGGGTGCCGACGAGCTGGCCGCCACGGCCCGATTTGCTGGCTACCACCTGGACAAGCGGGTCGGACGCGCGTTCGGACGGCGTGCCGCGGACGACTTCAATGCCAAGCCGGTCGCACGGTCCGGCCCGGCCCGGCCCGAAACGCCGGACGCAGGACTGCTCGTGCACTTTGCGGGCGTCTCGTGGGATGCCATCGCCGGCACCGACCGACATCTTGTCGGCGCACTGTCCGAAGGACAGCAGGTGATCTGGGTCGATCCGCCGATGTCGTGGGTCGCGCGTCGCCGCCGTGGCGTCACGGTGCCCCCCGTCAGCGAGGTAGGCAACGGCATCCTGCGGGTCAACACCGCTTGTCCGCCCGGCGTGAGTCGACCGTTCCTGCGTCGGCTGGCCCGCTGGTTGACCCAACGTCAGGCCGCCCGGGCCATTCGTCGGATCAACCGCCCCGTGGCGACAATCATCGTGAGCACGCCCGAGCAGCTCATGCCGACGTGGGCCGGAGACATCGTCCGCGTCTACTACGAGACCGATGACTTCGTCGCCGGCGCACCGCTGTTGGGCATCACCACCAGGTACGCCCACAGGTGCCGGTCCGTCAACGTCCGCCGCAGCGACGTGGTCCTGGGCATCACCGAGCCACTCACCGACGACCTCGCCGACGGACATGCCGAGGCGGTGACCCTGCCCAACGGGACGGATCACCGACACTTCCTCGGCGTCGACGACACCCCACCGTCCGCCGAGGTTCGGCTCGACCGTCCGATCGTCGGCGTCGTCGGTCAGCTCAACGACCGGCTGGATCTCGGGATGCTCGAGGCGGTCGCCGATCTTGAGCTCAATCTGCTCCTTCTCGGCCCACGTCACGGCTGTCCGGTGGAGACCCGCGTTCGGCTCGACGCCCTGATCGGGCGACCCAATGTCCAATGGATCGACCGCAGGCCCTTCGACCAGTTGCCGTCCTACCTCGCCGCGATCGACGTCGGACTGACGCCCTACGCCTCGACCGCCTTCAACCGGTCGAGCCACCCATTGAAGACCCTCGAGTACCTCGCGGCCGGACTGCCTGTTGTCTCGACGGACCTCCCCTCGGCGCGCGCCCTCCGCACCGACCTGGTCCACCTGGCCTCGACCGCGACCGAGTTTGCCAAGTTGACCGCGCAGCTGCTCGACCAACCCGTCGATCCCACTCTGGTGCAGCGTCGCAGAGCCTTCGCAGCGACCCACGGGTGGGACGCTCGGGCCGACCTGCTCACCGCGATCATTGCCGGGGCGAGAGCAACTCGGCCATGA
- a CDS encoding NAD-dependent epimerase/dehydratase family protein: MTALGGAHVLVTGGAGTIGSTIVDQLLDAGAGRVDVLDNLVRGRMGNLDEALASGRVTLIEGDIRDRDLVHDVSRGKDLVFHQAAIRITQCAEEPRLALEVLVDGTFNVYEAAVAAKVDKIVSASSASVYGLAEHFPTDERHHHHNNDTFYGAAKSFNEGMLRSFRAMHGLEHVLLRYFNVYGPRMDVHGLYTEVLVRWMERIDDGEAPLIFGDGMQTMDFAFTTDIARANILAAASNVTEGVYNIASGTETSLLDLANTLLDVMGSSLSVVHGPERAVNGVTRRLADTTAAERDLGFRTQVDLAHGLAELVGWWRPLRAEISIGPSLREIR, from the coding sequence ATGACGGCGCTGGGCGGGGCGCACGTGCTGGTGACCGGCGGTGCCGGCACGATCGGATCCACGATCGTGGACCAGCTGCTCGATGCCGGGGCGGGTCGGGTCGATGTGCTCGACAACCTCGTACGTGGCCGCATGGGCAACCTTGACGAAGCACTCGCGAGTGGTCGCGTGACCCTGATCGAGGGGGACATCCGGGATCGCGACCTTGTGCACGACGTCAGCCGGGGAAAGGACCTGGTCTTTCACCAGGCCGCGATCCGCATCACCCAGTGCGCCGAGGAGCCACGGCTGGCGCTGGAGGTCCTCGTCGACGGCACCTTCAACGTCTACGAGGCCGCGGTCGCCGCCAAGGTCGACAAGATCGTCTCGGCCTCGTCGGCGTCGGTCTACGGTCTGGCCGAGCACTTCCCCACCGACGAGCGGCACCACCATCACAACAACGACACGTTCTATGGCGCGGCCAAGTCGTTCAACGAGGGCATGCTCCGCAGCTTCCGCGCGATGCACGGCCTCGAGCACGTCCTGCTCCGCTACTTCAACGTGTACGGCCCGCGCATGGACGTGCACGGCCTGTACACCGAAGTGCTGGTGCGATGGATGGAGCGCATCGACGACGGAGAGGCGCCGCTGATCTTCGGTGACGGGATGCAGACCATGGACTTCGCCTTCACGACCGACATCGCCCGGGCCAACATCCTCGCCGCCGCGAGCAACGTGACCGAGGGTGTCTACAACATCGCCTCCGGCACCGAGACGAGCCTGCTCGACCTGGCGAACACGCTGCTGGACGTCATGGGGTCGTCCCTGTCCGTCGTGCATGGTCCGGAGCGGGCGGTCAACGGTGTGACCCGACGGCTCGCCGACACCACGGCAGCGGAGCGCGACCTGGGATTCCGGACGCAGGTCGATCTCGCGCATGGTCTCGCCGAACTCGTGGGCTGGTGGCGCCCGCTGCGCGCGGAGATCTCGATCGGACCAAGCCTGCGGGAGATCCGATGA
- a CDS encoding DegT/DnrJ/EryC1/StrS aminotransferase family protein: protein MRVPLVDLGAQQREIDAEVRAGLDAVFATTSFIGGADVARFEQEYAVETGVTHCVGVANGTDALELALRAAGVTVGGEVILPANTFIATAEAVSRIGATPVLVDVDPEYLLIEPDLVGEAVTSRTQAIVPVHLFGQVAPVERLTGLAAAAGIPIVEDAAQSQGALRHDRPAGSLGLVAATSFYPGKNLGAAGDAGAVTTNDEGIARTVRMMAAHGSPSKYVHDIIGLNSRLDTIQAVVLRAKLRRLAGWNENRRKAAERYRELLTQLPGVTLPASAPGNLDVWHLYVVQVDHRDTVIESLAAAGVGAGIHYPTVVHLTGAYAHLGRARGSFPVAEAAADRILSLPLFPHITPEQQEHVASALAAALATEQSALRC from the coding sequence ATGAGGGTTCCCCTGGTCGATCTGGGCGCGCAGCAGCGTGAGATAGATGCCGAGGTGCGGGCGGGCCTCGATGCCGTGTTCGCCACGACCTCGTTCATCGGCGGAGCGGATGTGGCCCGGTTCGAGCAGGAGTACGCGGTCGAGACCGGTGTGACGCACTGCGTGGGGGTCGCCAACGGCACCGATGCGCTCGAGCTCGCGCTACGCGCCGCAGGAGTCACGGTCGGGGGCGAGGTGATCCTGCCCGCCAACACCTTCATCGCGACGGCCGAGGCGGTGTCCCGCATCGGCGCGACACCCGTGCTCGTCGACGTCGACCCGGAGTACCTGCTGATCGAGCCGGATCTCGTGGGCGAGGCGGTCACGTCCCGCACGCAGGCCATTGTTCCGGTCCACCTGTTCGGCCAGGTCGCGCCGGTCGAAAGGCTCACCGGGCTCGCCGCAGCAGCGGGCATCCCGATCGTTGAGGATGCAGCGCAGTCTCAGGGTGCCCTGCGGCACGACCGTCCCGCCGGAAGCCTGGGGCTCGTCGCCGCCACGAGCTTCTACCCGGGCAAGAATCTTGGTGCGGCGGGCGATGCCGGCGCCGTCACGACCAATGACGAAGGCATCGCTCGTACCGTGCGGATGATGGCCGCACATGGCAGCCCCTCGAAGTACGTCCACGACATCATCGGACTCAACTCGCGCCTCGACACCATCCAGGCCGTCGTCCTGCGTGCCAAGCTCCGACGCCTCGCCGGCTGGAACGAGAACCGGCGCAAGGCCGCCGAACGCTATCGGGAGCTACTGACGCAGCTGCCGGGCGTGACCCTCCCGGCCTCGGCCCCAGGCAACCTCGACGTGTGGCACCTGTACGTGGTGCAGGTCGACCACCGCGACACGGTCATCGAGTCCCTCGCCGCGGCCGGTGTGGGGGCCGGGATCCACTACCCCACCGTGGTGCACCTGACCGGGGCGTACGCCCACTTGGGCCGTGCCCGCGGCAGCTTCCCGGTTGCAGAAGCCGCAGCAGATCGGATCCTGTCGCTGCCGCTGTTTCCGCACATCACCCCCGAGCAGCAGGAGCATGTGGCCTCGGCGCTGGCGGCGGCGCTGGCCACCGAGCAGTCCGCACTCCGATGCTGA
- a CDS encoding lipopolysaccharide biosynthesis protein has product MLSPAPHDDEAMRAGSASRAFAWSFANTVAARLGTLAIGIALARLLGPEEFGTYAVAFIALLAVLSFNELGVSLAIVRWTEDPRAIAPTVTSISLATSALITLAMLVAAGPFATAMGDPEAAGLVRMLSLCVLINGAVATPAALLQRYFRQDRRMICDQVNVWVGAGVSLAMALSGAGAISLVVGRLAGAVTSGILLIAYSPLPYRIGLDVRYVRPLLRFGGPLAGASIIVFAVGFVDQLSVGHALGPIALGYYVLAFNLASWPVSIFSQPLRSVAPAMFARLQHDPEAMVVAFHRILRLLAAVALPSCLLLAAAAPDIIRFVYGPAWLPAAEPLRWLCLMAALRIFFELTYDYLVVLRRSRSILTVQLIWFVALVPAVVIGVELGGTAGAGAAVTGVAAIVVLPLYLRALSAVGVRGGAVWRHVAPALLAAVALAALVLGLTHVVPGTFLALAASGLLTAAVVAALVWHHRADVAALRDRPAAVNA; this is encoded by the coding sequence ATGCTGAGTCCAGCCCCGCATGACGACGAGGCGATGCGCGCCGGCAGCGCATCGCGGGCCTTCGCCTGGAGCTTCGCCAACACCGTCGCCGCGCGCCTCGGCACCCTCGCGATCGGCATTGCGCTGGCCCGGCTGCTGGGACCCGAGGAGTTCGGCACCTATGCGGTCGCGTTCATCGCCCTGCTCGCAGTGCTCAGCTTCAACGAGCTCGGGGTGAGCCTGGCCATCGTCCGGTGGACCGAAGATCCCCGGGCCATCGCACCAACCGTCACGTCGATCTCCCTGGCCACGAGCGCGCTGATCACGTTGGCGATGCTGGTCGCGGCCGGCCCCTTCGCCACCGCGATGGGTGACCCGGAGGCCGCCGGCCTGGTCCGGATGCTCAGCCTGTGCGTACTGATCAACGGTGCCGTCGCAACCCCCGCTGCCCTGCTCCAGCGGTACTTCCGACAGGACCGCCGGATGATCTGCGACCAGGTCAACGTGTGGGTCGGCGCCGGGGTCTCGCTCGCCATGGCACTGTCCGGCGCTGGCGCCATCAGCCTGGTCGTCGGCCGGCTCGCGGGCGCCGTGACATCTGGCATCCTCCTGATCGCCTATTCGCCGCTGCCCTACCGGATCGGCCTGGACGTCCGGTACGTACGACCGCTGCTGCGATTCGGCGGGCCTCTCGCCGGTGCCAGCATCATCGTGTTCGCAGTCGGCTTCGTCGACCAGCTCTCCGTCGGCCACGCGCTCGGACCGATTGCGCTGGGGTACTACGTCCTCGCGTTCAACCTCGCGAGCTGGCCGGTCAGCATCTTCTCCCAACCCTTGCGCAGCGTCGCGCCAGCGATGTTCGCACGCCTCCAGCACGATCCCGAGGCGATGGTCGTGGCATTCCACCGGATCCTGCGCCTGCTGGCCGCCGTCGCGCTGCCCAGCTGCCTGCTGCTTGCCGCGGCCGCACCCGACATCATCCGGTTCGTGTACGGCCCGGCCTGGCTGCCTGCTGCCGAGCCCCTGCGCTGGCTCTGCCTCATGGCGGCACTTCGGATCTTCTTCGAGCTGACCTACGACTACCTCGTCGTGCTGCGCCGCTCACGCTCGATCCTGACGGTCCAGCTGATCTGGTTCGTCGCGCTGGTCCCTGCCGTCGTGATCGGGGTCGAGCTGGGCGGCACTGCCGGCGCCGGCGCCGCGGTGACCGGCGTCGCGGCGATCGTGGTCCTCCCGTTGTACCTGCGAGCGCTCAGCGCCGTGGGAGTCCGCGGCGGCGCCGTCTGGCGACACGTGGCTCCAGCCCTCCTTGCTGCCGTGGCCCTGGCCGCGCTCGTCCTGGGTCTGACCCATGTGGTGCCCGGCACGTTCCTCGCGCTCGCGGCCAGCGGGTTGCTGACCGCTGCGGTCGTCGCCGCCCTGGTGTGGCACCACCGCGCCGACGTCGCGGCACTCCGAGACCGTCCGGCTGCGGTGAACGCATGA
- a CDS encoding acetyltransferase, whose amino-acid sequence MDDLILVAASGLVREVAETVAMAGRHRILGIVDDDPALHGTSVGGIPVIGGIDQLYWDRSSHVVVCAGQGIVRRRIVELLAAHEIGPSRFATIVHPSVHVPPSCFVGVGSVLLAHVAITADARIGRHVVVMPNATVTHDNILEDFVTLCAGVSLAGHVRVGQGAYLGANASVRQYVHIGVDSTLGMGSALLEDLPDGEVWVGAPAARPLVRTGAGERAPTAIGEAS is encoded by the coding sequence ATGGATGACCTGATCCTCGTCGCCGCGAGCGGCCTGGTGCGCGAAGTCGCCGAGACCGTCGCGATGGCCGGCCGCCACCGCATCCTCGGCATCGTCGACGACGATCCCGCGCTCCACGGAACATCGGTCGGCGGGATTCCGGTGATCGGCGGGATCGACCAGCTCTACTGGGACCGGAGTTCGCACGTCGTCGTCTGCGCCGGCCAGGGAATCGTCCGGCGTCGCATCGTCGAACTGCTGGCCGCGCACGAGATCGGTCCGTCCCGGTTCGCCACGATCGTGCATCCCTCGGTCCACGTGCCGCCGTCATGTTTCGTCGGCGTGGGCTCGGTACTCCTGGCCCACGTCGCGATCACGGCCGATGCCCGCATCGGCCGGCACGTCGTCGTCATGCCGAATGCCACGGTGACGCACGACAACATCCTCGAGGACTTCGTCACGCTGTGCGCCGGAGTGAGCTTGGCTGGGCACGTGAGGGTCGGCCAGGGCGCCTACCTCGGGGCCAACGCGAGCGTCCGACAGTACGTGCACATCGGCGTCGACAGCACACTTGGCATGGGATCGGCGCTGCTCGAGGACCTGCCTGACGGCGAGGTGTGGGTCGGCGCCCCAGCAGCCCGCCCACTGGTCCGAACCGGCGCCGGTGAACGGGCCCCCACCGCGATCGGGGAAGCGTCATGA
- a CDS encoding DegT/DnrJ/EryC1/StrS aminotransferase family protein — MSRINVMQPWLGAEEIAAVTDVISSGWIAQGPRVAAFEEAFAASQQADHAVAVSSCTAALHLALLVAGVETGDDVVVPSFSFVATANAPTYIGARPVFADIDPLTGNVTGETIRSALTGRTSAVVAVDQGGVPVDLAEIRAVCDPLGIVVVEDAACAIGSTYRGQPVGADAEIAAWSFHPRKIVTTGEGGMITTSRPLWAARARRLREHSMSVSAAERHGSVLAPPEEYTEVGFNYRMTDLQAAVGLVQLQKLPELVERRRQLAEVYAKQLEDIPGLRPVADPPWGTSNFQSFWIEVSDPYPWDREGLLAHLASYDISARRGIMTSHRQPAHAKFAGGPLLASEQLSDSTLILPLFHQMSESEQARVIDALRSAAEESHG; from the coding sequence ATGAGCCGAATCAACGTCATGCAACCGTGGCTCGGTGCGGAGGAGATCGCCGCAGTCACCGACGTCATCTCTTCGGGCTGGATCGCCCAGGGCCCTCGGGTCGCCGCGTTCGAGGAGGCGTTCGCCGCCTCCCAGCAGGCTGATCACGCGGTCGCTGTCTCGAGCTGCACCGCGGCCCTCCACCTGGCCCTGCTGGTCGCCGGGGTCGAGACCGGTGACGACGTGGTCGTCCCCTCGTTCTCATTCGTCGCGACCGCCAACGCGCCCACCTACATCGGGGCCCGCCCGGTCTTCGCCGACATCGACCCGTTGACCGGCAACGTCACCGGCGAGACAATCCGCTCGGCCCTGACCGGACGGACCAGCGCCGTGGTCGCGGTGGACCAGGGGGGCGTGCCGGTCGACCTGGCCGAGATCCGGGCTGTGTGCGATCCGCTCGGCATCGTGGTCGTCGAGGACGCCGCGTGCGCGATCGGGTCGACGTACCGCGGGCAACCCGTGGGCGCCGACGCTGAGATCGCCGCCTGGTCGTTCCACCCACGCAAGATCGTCACGACCGGCGAGGGCGGCATGATCACGACGTCGCGCCCGCTCTGGGCCGCGCGCGCCCGCCGCCTCCGCGAGCACTCGATGTCGGTCTCGGCCGCCGAGCGCCACGGAAGTGTCCTTGCACCCCCCGAGGAGTACACCGAGGTCGGGTTCAACTACCGGATGACCGACCTGCAGGCGGCAGTGGGGCTCGTGCAGCTGCAGAAGCTGCCCGAGCTCGTCGAACGCAGGCGCCAGCTCGCCGAGGTGTACGCCAAGCAGCTCGAGGACATCCCCGGGCTGCGGCCCGTCGCCGACCCACCGTGGGGCACGTCGAACTTCCAGTCGTTCTGGATCGAGGTCTCCGATCCCTACCCTTGGGACCGCGAAGGGCTGCTGGCGCACCTCGCTTCGTACGACATCTCGGCCCGCCGCGGCATCATGACGTCCCACCGTCAACCCGCCCATGCCAAGTTCGCCGGGGGCCCGCTGCTCGCCTCCGAACAGCTCAGCGACAGCACCCTGATTCTTCCTCTGTTCCACCAGATGTCCGAGTCCGAGCAGGCCAGGGTCATCGATGCCCTGAGGTCTGCGGCTGAGGAGAGCCATGGATGA
- a CDS encoding asparagine synthase-related protein, translating into MTSATRSRPPGFAAFTAKEGLRARSRARQVAGQVPGARVIRADDHTWVVLWGELCDQELDSPIALCRAGQSRQADALHEILPPFAAINWEVVPSRLSITVDWLGLRHVYVTELPEIAGASSSAAALAGADLDTEALGVQSLLGWQIETRTPFAQVRKIPPGARATLCRGRLTMHVEAPARVTPTEDPQDAPRRAAELLSSFVTECLDDHPDTVLQLTGGQDSRILLAAIPRNRRSTVEAMTLAVPGSPDVAIATRLAAEFGMKHRVVELAGLGGLSDHDAYTLCVSAARDLDCAADPVGFATLRWAESSVDQQPRLAGLGGEVARGFYYFGPTARVGVSRHLASALGHWRMFPNERVDAGSLTPEFATMARGCAVDGIHRALAAGSDDWWTATDEFYLWQRMQRWAGTLASATCFDRIVINPMLDHGFLEIARGLPPEAKKNMRFLSRILLELDADLADVPLDNRPTPRAYASPTVANRVRLGATQAHKVVSKARQRMSGTTHPPPGANLLTAKVIGHWRGNPELLDPVHELGIFRPEWLAELLVGKRSADASAVALLVNLTVALDATHAFSAESTSLHS; encoded by the coding sequence ATGACGTCCGCGACACGCTCCCGACCGCCCGGCTTCGCGGCCTTCACCGCGAAGGAAGGTTTGCGAGCGCGATCCCGCGCCAGGCAGGTTGCAGGTCAGGTGCCCGGCGCCAGGGTCATCCGGGCCGACGACCACACCTGGGTCGTGCTGTGGGGCGAGCTCTGCGACCAGGAGCTCGACTCACCGATCGCGCTGTGCCGGGCCGGGCAGTCTCGGCAGGCCGATGCGCTGCACGAGATCCTGCCGCCCTTCGCGGCCATCAACTGGGAGGTCGTACCGTCTCGACTCAGCATCACGGTCGATTGGCTCGGACTGCGGCACGTCTACGTCACCGAGCTCCCCGAGATCGCTGGGGCGTCGTCCTCGGCGGCCGCGCTGGCGGGTGCCGACCTGGACACCGAGGCGCTGGGAGTCCAGTCGCTGCTGGGCTGGCAGATCGAGACCCGCACCCCGTTCGCGCAGGTTCGGAAAATTCCGCCCGGGGCCAGGGCCACGCTCTGCCGTGGGAGGCTGACGATGCACGTCGAGGCGCCGGCACGAGTCACACCGACCGAGGATCCGCAGGATGCTCCCCGGCGTGCTGCCGAGCTGCTCTCGTCATTCGTCACCGAATGCCTGGATGACCATCCGGACACTGTTCTCCAGCTGACCGGCGGTCAGGACTCGCGGATCCTGTTGGCGGCGATCCCCCGCAATCGACGCAGCACCGTCGAGGCCATGACGCTCGCGGTACCCGGCAGCCCGGATGTCGCGATCGCCACGCGACTCGCCGCCGAGTTCGGCATGAAGCACCGCGTGGTCGAGCTCGCTGGGCTCGGAGGGCTCAGTGATCACGACGCCTACACACTGTGCGTCTCCGCGGCTCGGGACCTGGACTGCGCGGCCGATCCGGTGGGTTTCGCCACGCTTCGCTGGGCCGAGTCATCGGTCGACCAGCAGCCGAGGCTGGCCGGCCTTGGCGGTGAGGTTGCCCGCGGCTTTTACTACTTCGGTCCGACGGCGCGGGTCGGCGTGTCACGCCACCTTGCGTCGGCACTGGGCCATTGGCGGATGTTCCCCAACGAACGGGTCGATGCTGGGTCGTTGACGCCCGAGTTCGCGACGATGGCACGCGGGTGCGCGGTCGATGGTATCCACCGCGCCCTGGCCGCGGGCTCGGACGACTGGTGGACCGCGACCGACGAGTTCTACCTGTGGCAGCGCATGCAGCGCTGGGCCGGGACGCTCGCGTCAGCGACGTGTTTCGACCGCATCGTGATCAACCCGATGCTCGACCACGGTTTTCTCGAGATTGCCCGCGGCCTGCCACCCGAAGCCAAGAAGAACATGCGATTCCTGAGTCGGATCCTCCTCGAGCTCGACGCGGACCTGGCCGACGTGCCGCTCGACAACCGTCCGACCCCACGCGCGTACGCCAGTCCGACCGTGGCGAACAGGGTGAGACTCGGCGCGACGCAGGCGCACAAGGTCGTCAGCAAGGCCCGGCAACGGATGTCAGGAACGACTCATCCCCCCCCCGGAGCCAACCTCCTCACGGCGAAGGTCATCGGTCACTGGCGAGGCAATCCCGAGCTGCTCGACCCCGTCCACGAGCTGGGGATCTTTCGCCCGGAGTGGCTCGCCGAGCTGCTCGTCGGCAAACGCTCGGCGGACGCATCGGCTGTCGCGCTGCTGGTCAATCTGACCGTCGCCCTGGACGCGACCCACGCGTTCAGCGCGGAATCAACGAGTCTGCACAGTTGA